In Rhinatrema bivittatum chromosome 1, aRhiBiv1.1, whole genome shotgun sequence, a single genomic region encodes these proteins:
- the LOC115083635 gene encoding nucleoside diphosphate-linked moiety X motif 6-like isoform X3: MNAWKFPGGLSEPGEDIGDTAVREVFEETGIESAFKSLLSIRQQHNQPGAFGKSDMYLICRLKPLSFSISFCPQECLKCEWMDLEELATTKDTTPITSRVAKLLLYGYREGFEKIDLTMRECPAVYTGLVYKLYHRVLPTA; the protein is encoded by the exons ATGAATGCCTGGAAATTTCCTGGAGGGCTATCTGAACCAGGTGAAGACATCG GGGATACAGCTGTCCGGGAAGTTTTTGAAGAGACAGGCATCGAGTCAGCATTCAAGTCCCTCCTAAGCATAAGGCAGCAGCATAATCAGCCAGGAGCCTTTGGGAAGTCCGATATGTACCTGATCTGTCGCTTGAAGCCCCTGTCCTTCAGCATAAGCTTCTGCCCACAAGAGTGCCTGAAGTGTGAGTGGATGGACCTAGAGGAGCTGGCCACGACCAAGGACACCACACCCATCACAAGCAGAGTAGCTAaactgctgctgtatggctatcGGGAAGGGTTTGAGAAGATTGACCTAACTATGAGAGAGTGTCCTGCAGTTTATACAGGCCTGGTCTACAAGCTCTATCATAGGGTGCTCCCCACAGcttaa